The following are encoded in a window of Brevibacillus sp. DP1.3A genomic DNA:
- a CDS encoding collagen binding domain-containing protein: MQRKSWIVVVALLLIIQNFFSFTTTSYAQTQGEVVIGNSGEPGTGNPTDPGTGTPTDPGTGTPTDPGTGTPTDPGTGTPTDPGTGTPTDPGTGTPTDPGTGTPTDPGTGTPTDPGTGTPTDPGTGTPTTPPVEPPVPLPEVPVPVPDPEDNIIKDNIITSVVMKDKDGNNIEDIRPDQGSRVQVDFTWQIPAGHPYSEGATFTFPLPDKFRTDRILTGDLNGGYGTYEVTTDGTVTFTFSDAINDGAEITDGTFYVWREFDEKKFEGGTRQEIDFKFDGIVPISVHFKGKNNNEIDKNGKANKGMNPSYLDWTVDFNLSENSIKSAVFTDELPSGLDIDMSSIKVFPLEVQLNGSVNPKAEVTTFTPEKLTEGNGFKINIGDIDGAYRVAYKTNVTGTTDTTYTNKATVTGTNLPKDLIDSANVSVRFSQPLNKKAIHYDYNKQTITWAIQYNYNEKLIKQSDAWLEDRFDTSHQELVNSSFTVHKMTIGDNGNGTKDGAAITEYNVTPSATGFRLEFDHDVSAAYEITYQTKAKNRVHQDSYLVKNEVEIYDGTKKDATREINQAIFWKNAKKEKVNYLDKTIEWTLSLNDDNQVMDEVVITDSYAGQGLTLLPGKVKINDWTKDLEEGSGKDYSISPNPTYEEGFKITFHKPVTKGLVITYLTKFDPTYKDRPSVYKNMAELNWKENGKAQDPITKSATVKPDSYTNNNGNKTGTYDARTKEITWTIDVNYNLYKINNAIIRDFYTGEQTFVKDSLRVHKLLLTGGADGVKVVEGPVVPIKFDPLTNGFELHLGQIDSAYRITYTTSLADLPVGEVYENNATMHDSDITGTPLYKGKTTVRPTYGGQYVLKTGVQGTGADSEYATWTVRINPSQSHISAGAVLTDTLSSNQILMKDSFKLFTTIVSESGALAIGKEMASEDYTLEVVGNTFKLTFKNDLHTAYILEYRSFINADNGEIIKNEASFAGKTVVGKGKDGQEGIKVSLSGAGGGAGTPGKGDLKIVKTDADTKKALAGATFGLYDKAGKTLLETVVTDENGIATFKGYKFKAYKLKELSAPVGYVIADEYRNGKDITLKAPAGADPAVPVTIEMTIDNKLLRQGFELTKVDAENAGKTLEGAVFNLQVEKGGAYETIAELTTGSDGKVSKGDLAEGNYQLVETKAPKGYKLDATPISFKIASNQTEIVTLTKKNAKNIGSVQLLKVDHYTKEPLPGVTFELQDADGKVLKSGLTTDKDGILLLENLKAGFYQLVETKALADYELAEPLKFEVTDEGTASLTLTNRLNPGSVKLTKVRTGYSNHKLKGAEFTLRDENGKVAKDMNGQELTELTTDGNGELIVEGLNPGKYEFIETKAPAGYVKSSKPIEFEIKRNQVAGDHVLVTVENDVTSGGGGGGGGGNPEPKPEPKPEPKPEPKPEPKPEPKPEPKPEPKPEKPEKPDKPDKPSKPDQPGNPDQPGNPDQPSNPDQPGNPDQPGNPDQPSNPDQPGTPDANNSNTTNPNTSGELNQTGNTTKPNDSGAANNSNVLETDESPSTGKVLPQTGEQANPLPIVAGIVSILIGISIMYRRNRKA, translated from the coding sequence ATGCAAAGGAAATCTTGGATCGTTGTGGTGGCACTTTTGCTCATCATCCAAAACTTTTTCAGTTTCACGACAACCTCGTATGCCCAAACACAGGGTGAGGTTGTCATTGGCAATAGTGGGGAGCCGGGCACAGGCAACCCTACTGATCCGGGCACAGGAACTCCTACCGATCCGGGCACAGGTACTCCTACCGATCCGGGCACAGGTACTCCTACTGATCCGGGCACAGGAACTCCTACTGATCCGGGCACAGGTACTCCTACCGATCCGGGCACAGGTACTCCTACCGATCCGGGCACAGGTACTCCTACCGATCCGGGCACAGGAACTCCTACCGATCCCGGTACAGGAACTCCTACCGATCCCGGTACAGGAACTCCGACTACGCCACCTGTTGAACCACCAGTTCCTCTACCAGAGGTACCGGTACCAGTTCCAGACCCTGAAGACAACATCATCAAAGACAACATCATCACCAGCGTAGTCATGAAGGACAAAGACGGAAACAACATTGAAGACATCCGCCCCGATCAGGGCTCGCGTGTTCAAGTTGATTTCACCTGGCAAATCCCTGCTGGACATCCTTACTCAGAAGGTGCCACCTTTACCTTCCCTCTCCCAGATAAGTTTAGGACCGATCGCATTTTGACCGGAGATCTGAACGGAGGCTACGGCACCTATGAAGTGACAACAGACGGCACCGTCACCTTCACTTTCAGTGATGCCATCAATGACGGCGCTGAGATCACTGACGGAACGTTCTATGTATGGCGGGAATTCGATGAGAAAAAGTTTGAGGGTGGCACGAGACAGGAAATCGATTTCAAATTCGATGGCATCGTCCCGATCTCTGTCCATTTCAAAGGCAAAAACAACAATGAAATCGACAAGAACGGAAAAGCAAACAAGGGCATGAATCCTAGCTATCTCGACTGGACCGTCGATTTTAACTTGAGTGAAAATTCGATTAAAAGCGCTGTCTTTACGGATGAGCTTCCAAGCGGTCTGGATATCGACATGAGCTCGATTAAGGTCTTCCCATTAGAAGTTCAGTTGAATGGCTCTGTTAATCCAAAGGCTGAGGTAACCACCTTCACTCCTGAGAAATTAACAGAAGGAAACGGGTTCAAAATTAACATTGGCGACATCGACGGTGCTTATCGCGTCGCGTACAAGACAAACGTCACCGGTACGACAGATACAACCTACACGAATAAAGCCACTGTCACAGGAACGAACCTTCCAAAGGATTTAATCGATTCCGCGAATGTCTCTGTCCGCTTCAGCCAGCCTTTGAACAAAAAGGCGATTCACTACGATTACAACAAACAAACTATCACCTGGGCTATTCAGTACAACTACAATGAAAAACTGATCAAGCAAAGCGATGCATGGCTCGAGGACCGATTCGATACGAGTCATCAAGAGCTCGTGAATAGTTCCTTTACCGTTCATAAAATGACCATCGGTGACAACGGAAACGGAACAAAAGACGGGGCTGCCATCACAGAGTACAACGTAACCCCATCGGCTACCGGCTTCCGCTTAGAGTTTGACCATGACGTGTCGGCTGCTTACGAAATTACCTACCAAACCAAAGCCAAAAATCGGGTCCACCAAGACAGCTACCTCGTGAAAAATGAAGTAGAGATCTATGATGGAACCAAAAAAGATGCAACAAGAGAGATCAATCAAGCAATCTTCTGGAAAAACGCAAAAAAAGAAAAAGTGAACTACCTGGATAAAACGATCGAATGGACGCTTAGTCTAAACGACGACAATCAGGTGATGGATGAAGTCGTCATTACCGACAGTTATGCGGGTCAAGGGCTGACTCTCCTCCCTGGCAAAGTAAAAATCAACGATTGGACAAAGGATTTGGAAGAAGGTTCTGGCAAAGACTACAGTATCTCTCCGAACCCAACGTACGAAGAAGGATTCAAGATCACCTTCCACAAACCAGTCACAAAAGGTCTAGTGATTACGTACCTGACGAAGTTTGATCCTACTTACAAGGACCGTCCATCCGTGTACAAAAACATGGCCGAACTGAACTGGAAGGAAAACGGGAAAGCACAAGACCCTATCACGAAATCCGCTACTGTTAAACCAGACAGCTACACTAACAATAACGGCAACAAAACGGGTACATACGACGCCCGCACAAAAGAAATCACGTGGACAATCGATGTGAACTATAACCTTTACAAGATTAACAACGCGATCATCCGGGATTTTTATACCGGAGAACAAACTTTTGTGAAGGACTCGTTACGAGTGCATAAGTTGCTGCTTACAGGCGGAGCAGACGGTGTGAAAGTGGTCGAAGGACCAGTTGTTCCTATCAAATTCGATCCATTAACCAACGGTTTTGAGCTGCATCTTGGCCAGATCGACTCGGCCTATCGCATCACGTACACAACCAGTTTGGCTGATCTACCTGTCGGAGAAGTGTACGAAAACAATGCCACTATGCACGATAGTGACATAACAGGCACTCCACTCTATAAAGGCAAGACGACCGTCAGACCAACATACGGTGGGCAGTACGTCCTCAAAACAGGCGTACAAGGTACGGGAGCAGATTCAGAGTATGCAACATGGACAGTAAGAATCAATCCGAGCCAGTCTCATATTTCGGCTGGTGCTGTATTGACCGATACCCTGTCCAGCAATCAAATTTTGATGAAAGACTCCTTCAAACTCTTTACGACAATCGTCTCTGAATCCGGTGCTCTGGCTATCGGAAAAGAAATGGCATCCGAGGACTACACGTTAGAAGTAGTCGGCAACACCTTTAAACTGACTTTCAAAAACGATCTGCACACTGCCTACATCCTAGAGTACCGTTCCTTTATCAATGCTGATAATGGAGAGATCATCAAAAACGAAGCCTCTTTTGCAGGGAAAACAGTTGTAGGTAAAGGGAAAGACGGACAAGAGGGTATCAAAGTCAGCTTGTCCGGTGCTGGTGGCGGAGCCGGCACACCTGGTAAAGGCGACTTGAAAATCGTCAAAACAGACGCAGATACGAAAAAAGCATTGGCAGGCGCCACGTTTGGTCTGTACGACAAGGCAGGGAAAACCTTGCTGGAAACAGTCGTGACCGATGAAAATGGCATTGCCACCTTCAAAGGCTACAAATTTAAAGCGTACAAGCTAAAAGAATTATCCGCTCCTGTTGGCTACGTCATCGCAGACGAGTACAGAAACGGAAAAGACATTACGTTAAAAGCTCCTGCAGGTGCTGATCCAGCAGTTCCAGTTACAATCGAAATGACCATCGACAACAAGCTGCTCCGTCAAGGATTTGAGTTAACAAAAGTTGACGCGGAGAATGCTGGCAAAACGCTGGAAGGCGCTGTCTTCAATCTACAGGTTGAAAAGGGCGGAGCGTACGAAACGATCGCTGAGCTGACAACCGGCTCTGACGGAAAAGTCTCGAAAGGCGATCTGGCAGAAGGAAACTATCAGCTAGTCGAAACGAAAGCTCCGAAGGGATACAAACTGGATGCGACTCCTATTTCATTCAAAATCGCCTCCAACCAGACAGAAATTGTGACCCTTACGAAAAAGAACGCCAAAAATATCGGGTCCGTTCAATTGCTGAAAGTGGACCACTACACCAAAGAGCCACTTCCTGGCGTAACCTTTGAGCTTCAAGATGCTGACGGGAAAGTACTGAAAAGTGGACTCACAACGGATAAGGACGGTATCCTTCTCCTCGAGAACCTGAAAGCAGGATTCTACCAGCTCGTGGAAACAAAAGCTCTTGCTGATTATGAGCTGGCTGAACCACTGAAATTCGAAGTGACAGATGAAGGCACGGCCTCTCTCACGTTGACCAACAGATTGAACCCAGGATCTGTGAAACTGACCAAAGTTAGAACGGGATACTCAAACCATAAGCTCAAAGGAGCCGAATTTACGCTCCGCGATGAAAATGGTAAGGTAGCCAAAGACATGAACGGTCAGGAGCTTACAGAGCTGACCACAGATGGCAACGGAGAGCTGATTGTCGAAGGCCTGAATCCAGGCAAGTATGAGTTTATCGAGACGAAGGCACCTGCTGGTTATGTAAAAAGCAGCAAGCCAATCGAGTTCGAGATTAAAAGAAACCAAGTAGCTGGCGACCATGTGCTGGTGACTGTCGAAAATGACGTGACCTCCGGTGGTGGTGGCGGTGGTGGTGGCGGAAATCCTGAGCCAAAACCTGAACCGAAGCCTGAACCAAAACCTGAACCGAAGCCTGAACCAAAGCCAGAGCCTAAACCAGAACCTAAACCAGAGCCTAAACCGGAAAAACCGGAAAAACCAGACAAACCAGACAAACCTAGCAAACCAGATCAACCTGGCAACCCAGATCAACCTGGCAACCCAGACCAACCTAGCAACCCAGACCAACCTGGTAACCCAGACCAACCTGGTAACCCAGACCAACCTAGCAACCCAGACCAACCTGGTACTCCTGATGCAAACAACAGCAACACTACGAACCCCAACACTTCAGGAGAGTTGAATCAAACAGGAAATACGACCAAACCAAACGATTCGGGAGCTGCCAATAACTCCAACGTCTTGGAAACCGACGAATCTCCATCTACAGGTAAAGTATTGCCTCAGACTGGAGAACAGGCTAACCCACTCCCAATCGTTGCAGGTATCGTTTCGATCTTGATCGGTATTTCGATCATGTATCGCAGAAACAGGAAAGCGTAG
- a CDS encoding class D sortase gives MRVLLSAGFILAGLFLLFYPQWETAVSAQKQEQLIEAFEQLSNVSEQIETAASEDPPAPQIQEPLAMLEGARGVIRIPKIDLEMMIFEGADKHALSKGVGLIEPDKEFGVNNVGLAGHRGITHGKQFNRLDELAPNDEIEIKTKTATYQFVVVKAFVVDRTQVEVLEDQKKPLITLVTCTPVGAKDPKDRLIVQAEWKQTTSSHP, from the coding sequence GTGCGAGTGCTGTTAAGTGCTGGGTTTATCCTGGCAGGCTTATTCCTCCTTTTCTATCCTCAATGGGAAACGGCGGTATCTGCACAAAAGCAAGAACAGCTCATCGAAGCGTTCGAACAACTGAGCAACGTCAGCGAGCAAATAGAAACGGCTGCATCCGAGGACCCACCAGCTCCTCAGATACAAGAGCCGCTCGCTATGTTGGAAGGTGCCAGAGGCGTGATTCGGATTCCCAAAATTGATCTGGAAATGATGATTTTTGAAGGCGCGGACAAGCATGCCTTGAGTAAAGGGGTTGGCCTGATCGAGCCAGACAAGGAATTCGGTGTGAATAATGTTGGACTGGCAGGCCATCGCGGGATTACTCACGGTAAGCAATTCAATCGCTTGGACGAACTAGCACCTAACGATGAGATTGAGATCAAGACGAAAACGGCGACCTACCAATTCGTTGTCGTGAAAGCCTTTGTCGTAGATCGTACACAAGTAGAAGTTCTAGAGGATCAAAAGAAGCCATTGATCACCTTGGTCACATGCACCCCTGTTGGAGCAAAAGATCCGAAGGACAGACTGATCGTTCAAGCTGAATGGAAACAAACGACTTCATCTCATCCCTAA
- a CDS encoding LysE family translocator gives MFGIVHYEAFLMTAIMLNLIPGSDTMYIITRSISQGKQAGILSVLGILTGSLIHTLLAAFGLSLIVAQSIVLFNIVKILGVAYLVYLGIRMLMTKESPAFDTADSKKLKGEKVYLQAILTSITNPKVALFFIAFLPQFVSATEAGPLPFLILGLTFTVTGGIWCSLLALFASFATQKLRNNQKFSVILNKLTGIVFIGMGLNLLRAKANP, from the coding sequence ATGTTTGGAATCGTTCATTATGAAGCATTTCTGATGACTGCAATCATGTTGAACCTGATACCCGGCTCAGACACGATGTACATCATCACCCGCAGCATTTCGCAAGGAAAACAGGCAGGGATTCTTTCGGTTCTTGGCATTTTGACAGGCTCACTCATTCACACACTCTTGGCTGCTTTCGGCTTGTCGCTCATTGTGGCGCAATCCATCGTGCTTTTTAACATCGTCAAAATATTGGGGGTCGCCTATCTCGTCTATTTGGGCATTCGCATGCTCATGACGAAGGAATCACCAGCTTTTGATACAGCCGATTCCAAGAAGCTGAAGGGTGAAAAGGTCTATCTGCAAGCGATCCTGACAAGTATCACAAATCCAAAGGTCGCCCTGTTTTTCATCGCCTTTCTCCCGCAATTTGTTAGCGCGACGGAAGCCGGACCACTCCCTTTCCTTATTCTTGGGCTGACTTTTACCGTTACGGGTGGCATCTGGTGTAGCCTCCTCGCCCTGTTTGCTTCCTTCGCTACCCAAAAATTGCGCAATAATCAGAAGTTCTCTGTTATTCTCAACAAGCTGACGGGGATTGTTTTTATCGGGATGGGGTTGAATCTGTTGCGGGCGAAAGCGAATCCTTAG
- a CDS encoding SH3 domain-containing protein, with protein sequence MLPISPYHRSLWVRNIFLGLFALGLIAVLFKLGFGYKQITLYKQAKAFYEQKNLLQAEETFSRAHDMAVLSYGDDEWNSIMFQLTSIRTELEGLHQYSRSAISEKKVAEVGAVYEQYQAVKQKYQNQKDVPAMFFQQLSAHLGMDKSFSDYYLNALQTAKSQAQSNLEKENYQDEAFIETLLAIPDEYYGGKKKKQAELSSLFQNYEKTKLRALIASAPFEEVITKTAASIRHYEKLGIETDWLVGQLEKYALAEIKEIIRSKDLSAFVNMASAYRKIEDVLSSDSPVLDSITRYLEGKLKQAEQYIKSFEFTKARELYEQLNPLQDTATLLSDLEKLWLEYDPARLLQLRYPDRTFTDMLSGTDRWGAKLYAFGLSEADQRLYFAAKMPNDSILYLDQSLDVDFKTAKAKIDDKLGSKDEPVIIVSSSGKERTNAYAALSPNLTKESLNKRFSVEADELSVEDSEHVIMKNPVGKGEKEIALFKLEDNGLNYIEKLADLEESPEETTEGNESGEATSPADGSTEVTDQTNPTTQKIDVFAGPGDEYEKIGQVVADGSLQVIADLNGWYQIVFNGKEGWIRATESTP encoded by the coding sequence ATGTTACCTATCTCTCCCTATCATAGGTCCCTCTGGGTCCGTAATATTTTTCTCGGACTCTTTGCCTTGGGTCTGATCGCCGTTCTGTTCAAGCTCGGATTCGGGTACAAGCAGATTACATTGTATAAACAGGCAAAGGCGTTTTATGAGCAAAAGAACTTGCTGCAAGCCGAGGAAACCTTTTCTCGTGCGCATGATATGGCTGTTCTGTCCTACGGGGATGACGAATGGAATTCCATCATGTTCCAACTAACTTCTATCCGCACCGAGCTGGAAGGGCTTCACCAGTATTCACGTTCTGCCATCTCGGAGAAGAAGGTCGCAGAAGTCGGTGCAGTCTATGAACAATACCAAGCAGTCAAACAGAAATACCAAAATCAAAAGGACGTACCGGCGATGTTTTTCCAGCAATTGTCCGCTCATTTGGGCATGGATAAGAGCTTTTCCGATTATTACTTGAATGCCTTGCAAACAGCCAAGTCGCAGGCACAATCGAATCTCGAAAAGGAAAACTATCAGGACGAAGCCTTCATCGAAACACTCCTTGCCATTCCAGATGAATACTACGGCGGCAAAAAGAAGAAGCAGGCTGAGCTCTCGTCCTTGTTCCAGAACTATGAAAAGACAAAGCTACGGGCGCTGATTGCTTCGGCTCCATTTGAAGAAGTCATCACCAAAACGGCTGCAAGCATACGCCATTACGAAAAACTGGGTATCGAGACAGATTGGTTAGTGGGTCAGTTGGAAAAGTATGCGCTAGCTGAAATCAAGGAAATCATTCGTTCGAAGGATCTGAGTGCCTTTGTTAACATGGCATCCGCCTATCGAAAAATCGAGGATGTGCTGTCCAGTGATTCACCTGTCCTCGATTCGATCACCCGCTATTTGGAAGGCAAGCTCAAGCAGGCAGAACAATACATCAAGTCGTTCGAGTTCACCAAAGCGCGTGAATTGTACGAACAGTTGAATCCGCTCCAGGATACGGCTACACTCCTGTCCGATCTAGAAAAACTCTGGTTGGAATACGATCCAGCACGCTTATTGCAATTGAGATATCCAGACAGAACGTTCACCGATATGCTCTCCGGCACAGATCGCTGGGGAGCAAAGCTTTACGCATTTGGACTCTCTGAGGCAGATCAACGTCTTTACTTCGCAGCGAAGATGCCAAATGACTCGATCCTCTATCTGGATCAATCGTTGGATGTGGACTTTAAAACGGCCAAGGCTAAGATCGACGATAAACTGGGAAGTAAAGATGAGCCTGTGATTATCGTGAGTTCTTCCGGCAAGGAACGTACTAACGCCTACGCGGCACTGTCTCCGAATTTGACAAAAGAGTCACTCAATAAGCGCTTTTCGGTCGAGGCGGATGAACTTAGCGTAGAAGACTCTGAGCATGTGATCATGAAAAATCCGGTAGGCAAAGGGGAAAAGGAAATCGCTCTGTTCAAGCTCGAAGACAATGGCTTGAATTACATAGAAAAGCTGGCTGACTTAGAAGAGAGCCCCGAAGAAACGACCGAGGGTAACGAGTCAGGAGAAGCGACCTCCCCCGCTGACGGATCGACAGAGGTAACGGACCAGACTAACCCTACCACTCAAAAAATTGATGTTTTTGCGGGTCCAGGTGATGAATATGAGAAGATCGGTCAAGTAGTAGCAGATGGTTCCCTCCAAGTCATCGCCGATCTGAATGGCTGGTACCAGATTGTATTTAATGGAAAAGAAGGCTGGATACGCGCTACTGAATCGACGCCGTAA
- a CDS encoding VWA domain-containing protein, giving the protein MKIIRFRMLCRYVACLALLLVSVTSVTHPGYAQTSGNNMDAVLVVDVSNSMTQSDKNKVSNEAMKMFVDMTSIQANKIGVVAYTDKIEREKALLEINSEEDKNDIKSFIDSLQKGAYTDIAVGVTEAVKILDAGRNPNNAPIIVLLADGNNYLNKASSRTQAQSDQELQQAVKEAKDKGYPIYTIGLNADGQLNRTTLQQIAAETNGKFFETSTADKLPQILSEIFANHLKLKVVPVKSFVANGQAQEIPIPIPNGSVMEANISIMSQKAVEVKLYDPAGKEVQIPSNQVRLSKSNAYTMIKLVKPQQGDWKLQVKGAPKEKIDINLIFNYDLQLEMEPVTAKSFKAGDVVPIKAALVSNGQKVASPDLYKQMKATLIVNDKTDNKTNEVVLNNTGSGFEGSFTIPADHTYEIKIKAEDTSFYRETKPLLVDAAKTAGSGASKPNTTTDPAAESKPFPWMTVVGGTVVLILLIGAGLYALSIYRKANKGFAGQIAIEIVDEDTGEKSNPQYKKLNAFKGKVRLHQLLQLAPEFAETEKVIFLPGKNDTLIIENRSSCRIEKAGRVLDASKGKELKKNDRIKISLTNVNKSLYVDYIV; this is encoded by the coding sequence ATGAAAATAATACGATTCCGAATGTTATGTCGATACGTAGCATGTCTTGCCCTGCTCTTGGTCAGTGTCACTTCCGTCACTCACCCAGGCTATGCGCAAACGAGCGGAAACAATATGGACGCTGTCCTGGTCGTGGACGTCAGTAACTCCATGACCCAAAGCGATAAGAACAAAGTCAGCAACGAAGCGATGAAAATGTTCGTCGACATGACATCGATCCAAGCGAACAAAATCGGTGTCGTCGCCTATACCGACAAGATCGAGCGGGAAAAGGCACTGCTTGAGATTAATTCCGAAGAAGATAAGAACGATATCAAATCCTTCATCGACAGTCTGCAAAAAGGAGCCTACACCGATATCGCTGTCGGGGTAACGGAAGCAGTAAAAATCCTCGATGCGGGACGCAATCCAAACAATGCGCCGATTATCGTGTTGTTGGCAGACGGAAACAACTATTTGAACAAAGCATCAAGCCGTACCCAAGCACAATCTGATCAAGAGCTGCAGCAAGCAGTGAAAGAGGCCAAAGACAAAGGCTATCCGATTTACACGATTGGCCTGAACGCAGATGGTCAGCTTAACCGAACGACACTACAGCAGATTGCTGCGGAGACAAATGGTAAATTTTTCGAGACAAGCACAGCGGACAAGCTCCCGCAAATCTTGAGCGAAATCTTTGCTAATCACCTGAAGCTGAAGGTTGTCCCTGTTAAAAGCTTCGTCGCAAACGGTCAGGCTCAGGAGATTCCGATCCCAATCCCGAATGGCAGCGTCATGGAGGCCAACATCTCGATCATGTCGCAAAAAGCAGTGGAAGTGAAGCTGTATGACCCAGCGGGCAAGGAAGTACAGATCCCTTCCAACCAGGTCAGACTGTCGAAGTCCAATGCGTACACGATGATCAAGCTGGTCAAGCCACAGCAGGGCGATTGGAAGCTACAGGTAAAAGGTGCCCCGAAGGAAAAAATCGATATTAACCTCATCTTCAACTACGATCTGCAATTGGAGATGGAGCCAGTCACAGCCAAGAGCTTCAAGGCTGGCGATGTCGTACCGATAAAGGCTGCACTTGTTTCAAACGGACAGAAGGTAGCGAGTCCTGATCTGTACAAGCAAATGAAGGCGACACTGATCGTCAATGACAAGACGGACAATAAGACAAATGAGGTCGTCCTGAACAACACAGGTAGCGGGTTTGAAGGCAGCTTCACAATCCCGGCTGACCATACGTACGAGATCAAAATCAAGGCAGAAGACACCAGCTTTTACCGGGAGACGAAGCCACTCCTTGTAGATGCTGCGAAAACGGCAGGTTCTGGAGCGAGCAAGCCGAACACAACCACTGATCCTGCGGCAGAATCGAAACCATTTCCATGGATGACCGTAGTAGGAGGTACCGTGGTTCTCATCCTGTTGATCGGTGCAGGCTTGTACGCACTGTCGATCTATCGCAAGGCGAACAAGGGCTTCGCGGGCCAAATCGCCATCGAGATCGTGGATGAGGATACAGGGGAAAAGTCCAATCCGCAGTACAAGAAACTGAACGCGTTCAAAGGAAAAGTGAGGCTGCACCAGCTCTTGCAGCTCGCCCCTGAGTTTGCGGAGACAGAGAAAGTCATCTTTTTACCAGGGAAAAACGATACGCTGATCATCGAAAACCGTTCGAGCTGCCGAATCGAAAAGGCCGGACGTGTACTCGATGCAAGCAAAGGCAAAGAACTGAAGAAAAACGATCGCATCAAAATTTCGTTAACGAATGTGAACAAGTCCTTATATGTAGATTACATCGTCTAG